ccacatatatatatgttgacaaAAGTTATGCAAACTGGGATGTGGAGCTAAAATTTTTGCTAATATCCATTCGAAAGAAGATGCGAACCTTCGTTGCCTCCTTTGGGCAATGGAAAGTATGGCGAGGCATAAAGTGGATAAAATCATCTTTGCATGTATGGTTAAAGTTCTGGTAAATGTGGTTCTACGCCCAAGCGCTTGGCCGTCCTTTAAACCACAAGCAGTTGCTTTGAATCGGTTCCTGGTGCCTTTTGCAAACTGGGATGTGGAGTTGGAAGTTGGTGCAGCAAACAGAGGAGCAAACCTTATTGCCCAGAGCGTTACTGATGATTTACGGAGTCAATCGTATGTTGCGTCAGGGCCTCCAAGATGGTTATTGCGTGTCTTCAGTGAAGAGAGGGGTTTGTCCTATGTTTGAGTGGCCTATGTTTTTGGGGTTTGGAACATAGAGGCTTAAAGGCCGTCGGTTTTTTGGGGTTAGTTTCCCTCTACATATTAGGCTgaccatttttttgtaaatcttgCAATTGTATGTTGTTCACGTTTGTAGAGGAGGTTTTATGGATTATGAGGGATAGATTGTGGTGGTAAAGCTTGTAATCCCTTGGTTTCAAAAGTTGAAGTAATATAatttcagatgacaaaaaaaatatataaatgttgacaaaacaaaaaaaagtcacctctaactaaaaatatagatatactaaattgcataattttaataaattatttgaattgACGACAACATAAGATAAATTTTAGATGACTTAtaggttttttaaaagattattcaacatagAGGATGAATTAATTTCatactacaacaaaaaaaaaaaaaaaaaaaaaaaaaaaaagaaNacaaaaacaaaaagtacaacttaaaagaaaaaaaaattccacatTTTTCATTCGtgagacaaacaaaaagcaaatgTTATACAACTCAATTTTCCCACGCATATTATATAATCCTATagaatatgttgtatttttttaccttttacaTGAACACGTactatgtttttaatatattcataaacGCTTTTATATTCCAAGCGTGACAGGAACATTGGCTTCTTGAATCCAGTTAATCGGACCTAACCAGTTAACAACAGAGAAGCCATTGACTTCACCTGCAGACCTAGCGATCTTAGCCCAATTAACTCTTCTGTTAGTGTTAGCTCCTGGTCCACGGTTGTTGTACTCAATGTACTTACATGTCGTGTGGTAACTTTCCCCATCCCAAATCCTCCAACCTTCTGGTCTAATCAAATCTCCCATCTCAGTGTTGACAATCACGGTGGTCGAGAATTTCTTCCACGGCCTTCCCAAATATGACGCCACGGTGAATCTCTCTGGCGTTAGTTTCCTGTCAGGAACGATGCGGCAGTTTTGGAGGACGATATATACCGATTTTCACCGCAAATCCAATTTCATTTCCATCAGCTGTGACCGTGTTGTATTGTCCCTTGCTTCCTTTACGGACAACAATGAGTGAATTTTGGACCACAGTTGCGGATTTTCCGAACATGAAGTCGACTGTGCCTGAGATGACACAGTTTCTGTAGAACTGACGACCGTTGTTCACGTAAAAGGTGTCTTGGTAACCGTCAAACCTACATTTGAAGATCACGGCACGGTCTCCGTTCACTCTAATAGCTGCGGCTTGGTGTCCCATGGGACCGGCAGTGTTCTTGAATCCCATCCATTTCGCCATGAATCCTTCCGATTCAACCTCTACacgataatatatatatatatatataacatgaacTATGTAGGGAAAATAATCTGTAACCTATCTAGTGAATTAGGGTTTGGTGAGACTTACGAACTGTGGCACTAAGGGATGTGGTGGTTCCAGGGCTGAGACCAGCACTTCTGTTGTAAGTAATGACAGTCTTTCTTGCACCATCTCCGAACATGAagatgttgttcttcttcttaggaATGATTACTTGCTCTCTGTAGACACCCGCCTTGATGTGGATGATGCATCTGCCTGGGTTCTTCTCAGGACAAGCATTAACGGCTGCTTGAACTGTATTAAACTGTCCGCTTCCGTCCTTAGCTACCACAAAGGTCGCTCTGATCCCACCAGTACCGCCGCCTCTACGGCCACGTCCAGCCTTAGCCATGAGCTTCCTGTCAGCACCTGAAACCCATGTTGGGATTCCGGTCTCGTNACCTATCTAGTGAATTAGGGTTTGGTGAGACTTACGAACTGTGGCACTAAGGGATGTGGTGGTTCCAGGGCTGAGACCAGCACTTCTGTTGTAAGTAATGACAGTCTTTCTTGCACCATCTCCGAACATGAagatgttgttcttcttcttaggaATGATTACTTGCTCTCTGTAGACACCCGCCTTGATGTGGATGATGCATCTGCCTGGGTTCTTCTCAGGACAAGCATTAACGGCTGCTTGAACTGTATTAAACTGTCCGCTTCCGTCCTTAGCTACCACAAAGGTCGCTCTGATCCCACCAGTACCGCCGCCTCTACGGCCACGTCCAGCCTTAGCCATGAGCTTCCTGTCAGCACCTGAAACCCATGTTGGGATTCCGGTCTCGTCCATGTCTTCAAGAAGACGACGAGCAGGACCATCTGGGTCAGCCACGGGAGACTCATCACCAACAGGAGGGGCTCCTTTGTTGACAGGAGTTGCTCCTGTCGCGTTCTTGAATTCGTCAACCTTGTTATTAATCTTGGCCATAGCGCTAACGACGGTGTGGAAGATGTCAATAGCGTTTCTAGTGAGAATCTTGGAGTCTAAAATGCCCTCTTCAATAGTCTTTCTTAAATCGTCTTCTGCGATATCGTCAAGACAATCAGTTTGATAATTGTAAACACCGGTTAACCATTGTTTAAGTTGGTCGAATTTGCTCCCGATCTGGTTAAGATCTTCACCCATNNNNNNNNNNNNNNNNNNNNNNNNNNNNNNNNNNNNNNNNNNNNNNNNNNNNNNNNNNNNNNNNNNNNNNNNNNNNNNNNNNNNNNNNNNNNNNNNNNNNNNNNNNNNNNNNNNNNNNNNNNNNNNNNNNNNNNNNNNNNNNNNNNNNNNNNNNNNNNNNNNNNNNNNNNNNNNNNNNNNNNNNNNNNNNNNNNNNNNNNNNNNNNNNNNNNNNNNNNNNNNNNNNNNNNNNNNNNNNNNNNNNNNNNNNNNNNNNNNNNNNNNNNNNNNNNNNNNNNNNNNNNNNNNNNNNNNNNNNNNNNNNNNNNNNNNNNNNNNNNNNNNNNNNNNNNNNNNNNNNNNNNNNNNNNNNNNNNNNNNNNNNNNNNNNNNNNNNNNNNNNNNNNNNNNNNNNNNNNNNNNNNNNNNNNNNNNNNNNNNNNNNNNNNNNNNNNNNNNNNNNNNNNNNNNNNNNNNNNNNNNNNNNNNNNNNNNNNNNNNNNNNNNNNNNNNNNNNNNNNNNNNNNNNNNNNNNNNNNNNNNNNNNNNNNNNNNNNNNNNNNNNNNNNNNNNNNNNNNNNNNNNNNNNNNNNNNNNNNNNNNNNNNNNNNNNNNNNNNNNNNNNNNNNNNNNNNNNNNNNNNNNNNNNNNNNNNNNNNNNNNNNNNNNNNNNNNNNNNNNNNNNNNNNNNNNNNNNNNaaaaaaaaaacagaactttcTTTACCTTTCTCTGAGATAAAACATCTCTTCATGAATCGAGTTGACAGTTTCAATCAGTCTTTTTACATCAAACTCCATAATCTAgatacaaacaaacacaacacagAAGCATAAGAATCTAGTTCAATAATCAAAGAAGCATGGAGATAAGGAATAACATCAAACACAAAAGCTACCAGAGTTATCAatctcaacaaaaatatttcccTATTCATTTGTATTCTGAGACTCTTTATACAACACAAATTCTGCTATGAGTTTGTTACCAACAATATGATTATTCAACTataaaaaactcaaactcattTCCACTCAACTCTTCTTAAACACACTACACCATAACCTTGGtacaaacaaagacaacacaacacaacacaacacaacacaaaagcaTAAAAATCTTAGCTTTATTCATCAAAGAGACATGGAAACTAGAATAAAATCAACGTTGTACAATACAAAAGCTAGTCTCAACCCCAAGTTATCCACCAAAAACAAACCTTTCCCTATTCATTCCAATAGCAATTTCTTAAGATGTTACAAATTAAAAGCAATGAAAACTCACATCGACTTGGCTCTTCTTAGCAACACTACTCCAAGTCTTAGACTGAACACCAGTTCTCCAATCGAAATCAA
The Camelina sativa cultivar DH55 chromosome 6, Cs, whole genome shotgun sequence genome window above contains:
- the LOC104699489 gene encoding transmembrane emp24 domain-containing protein p24delta9-like; translated protein: MKNVTSSYGNTYHHAEDVQTGEFAFTAVEAGDYMACFTAVDHKPEVTLSIDFDWRTGVQSKTWSSVAKKSQVDIMEFDVKRLIETVNSIHEEMFYLRER